The Novosphingobium kaempferiae genome includes a window with the following:
- a CDS encoding GtrA family protein, giving the protein MKSDLSTIPPRWCAALVLLAIVPLLYPAVPPLTDLPGHMSRFMVQMDGGRSAGIARWYTFEWNLLPNLGTDLIAWVLEPLIGLEPTMKAIGLLIVGLQVAGYLLLSRAAHGRVMVTALFAIPLALGNPFQYGFINFVLGTALATLALAWWMSPSMAARPRLRWAVFAIVASVIWVCHLAAWALLCVLVGCCELAARYERSGRIGWSLLTGFLASTCLLVPQVLSLLLPQSGEHLPSGLWFVVPVKLYHLANVLADRWEGWDYGCAVALAVVIGVLWRSRAVALHKGLALASVVLLALYFVMPGVAYGSAYADMRLTPTILALALICARPRSEMSPRARQVLAVAAIVFMLARLGGNTVSMAMWDRQIRQETAVVDAVPRGSQLVTFISQPCRAQWLQNRIRDTHAASYALTRRHAFANDQWQMTGGQLLRIHNPVTGPFQDAETGSMVGEQCQGFNQLLRAVKNVPPEVPLLWIVWHSPEMPLPGWREAARSHNSVLYRRQTP; this is encoded by the coding sequence GTGAAGTCGGATCTGTCGACGATCCCGCCGCGCTGGTGCGCGGCACTGGTGCTGCTGGCCATCGTGCCGCTGCTCTATCCGGCGGTGCCGCCGCTGACCGACCTGCCCGGCCACATGTCGCGCTTTATGGTGCAGATGGACGGCGGTCGCAGCGCCGGCATCGCGCGCTGGTACACATTCGAATGGAACCTGCTGCCGAACCTCGGGACCGACCTCATCGCGTGGGTTCTGGAGCCGCTGATCGGGCTGGAGCCGACGATGAAGGCGATCGGTCTCCTGATCGTCGGGCTGCAGGTCGCAGGCTACCTCCTGCTGTCTCGCGCGGCGCATGGTCGGGTGATGGTGACGGCGCTCTTCGCGATCCCGCTCGCACTGGGCAATCCGTTCCAGTACGGCTTCATCAACTTCGTGCTCGGCACTGCGCTGGCGACGCTGGCGCTGGCCTGGTGGATGTCTCCGTCCATGGCGGCCAGACCGAGGCTGCGCTGGGCCGTGTTTGCCATTGTCGCTTCGGTGATCTGGGTGTGCCACCTCGCAGCCTGGGCGTTGCTATGCGTCCTTGTCGGCTGTTGCGAACTGGCGGCGCGCTACGAGCGCTCGGGGCGTATCGGGTGGTCGCTGCTGACCGGCTTCCTTGCCAGCACCTGCCTGCTCGTCCCGCAAGTGCTGAGCCTGCTTCTGCCGCAATCGGGCGAGCATCTGCCCAGCGGGTTGTGGTTCGTGGTGCCGGTGAAGCTCTATCATCTCGCCAACGTGCTGGCGGATCGCTGGGAAGGGTGGGACTACGGCTGCGCGGTGGCGCTTGCAGTCGTCATCGGCGTGCTCTGGCGCTCGCGGGCGGTGGCGCTGCACAAGGGGCTGGCGCTTGCCTCGGTCGTGCTGCTGGCGCTCTATTTCGTCATGCCGGGCGTGGCCTACGGGTCCGCTTATGCCGACATGCGGTTGACGCCCACGATCCTTGCGCTGGCGTTGATCTGCGCCCGTCCGCGTTCCGAAATGTCTCCGCGTGCCCGGCAGGTGCTGGCCGTCGCCGCCATTGTCTTCATGTTGGCGCGACTGGGGGGCAATACGGTCAGCATGGCCATGTGGGACCGGCAGATCCGGCAGGAGACGGCGGTGGTCGATGCGGTGCCCCGCGGCTCGCAGCTGGTGACCTTCATTTCGCAGCCGTGCCGGGCGCAATGGTTGCAGAACCGCATTCGCGACACCCACGCCGCCAGTTATGCACTGACGCGGCGGCACGCCTTCGCCAACGACCAGTGGCAGATGACCGGAGGGCAATTGCTGCGGATCCATAACCCGGTGACAGGCCCCTTCCAGGACGCCGAGACGGGATCGATGGTGGGGGAGCAGTGCCAGGGCTTCAACCAGCTTCTGCGCGCGGTGAAGAATGTTCCGCCGGAAGTGCCGCTGCTGTGGATCGTGTGGCACTCACCCGAAATGCCGTTGCCGGGTTGGCGGGAGGCGGCGCGTTCCCACAATTCCGTGCTCTACCGGCGTCAGACACCGTAG
- a CDS encoding GtrA family protein, whose product MLKSALRFGLVGLLNTLVGLAVIAALLHVGAGDYLANAGGYAVGLCLSFTLNRIWTFEVRGPVAAGEAGRFLLAFALAYSVNLAVLTMMRGLGFAQSLIGQGAGIVAYSVCFFLLSRAFVFVPGRALR is encoded by the coding sequence ATGCTGAAGTCCGCGCTGCGTTTCGGGTTGGTCGGCCTGCTGAACACGCTGGTCGGGCTCGCCGTCATCGCCGCGCTGCTGCATGTGGGGGCGGGAGATTACCTTGCCAATGCGGGAGGCTATGCCGTGGGCCTGTGCCTGTCGTTCACGCTCAACCGCATCTGGACCTTCGAGGTGCGCGGCCCGGTCGCGGCGGGGGAGGCGGGGCGCTTCCTGCTGGCCTTTGCGCTCGCCTACTCCGTCAATCTGGCCGTGCTGACCATGATGCGCGGACTCGGCTTCGCACAGAGCCTGATCGGGCAGGGCGCGGGCATCGTGGCCTATTCCGTCTGCTTCTTTCTGCTTTCGCGCGCTTTCGTCTTCGTTCCGGGACGCGCCTTGCGGTGA
- a CDS encoding glycosyltransferase family 2 protein, which translates to MLMEPFLPFAERTCPRLSVVVPCYNEEDVLLMLEARLSAACAEQVGDDYEIILVNDGSTDRTWPLICVLAERNPRVLGVDLSRNHGQQLAVTAGLQISRGDRVMMIDADLQDPPELLGAMMAKIDEGADVVYGQRVVRHGESVVKRGTSALFYKLLNRLAEQEIPVDTGDFRLMTRRVVDQLNAMPERFRFIRGMVSWVGFEQVPLQYERDARAAGETKYPMRHLARLAIDAITSFSTVPLRIASHLGVLAGFAGLALLCWAIWRWFENGVIVGWTSTIAVMLIMGSMQLIILGVFGDYLGRLYIESKRRPLFIVRELRSQTRQGRQAGIDPMTGVPLGLAALDAHH; encoded by the coding sequence ATGTTGATGGAACCTTTCCTGCCGTTTGCCGAGCGGACCTGTCCGCGGCTTTCGGTCGTGGTGCCCTGCTACAACGAGGAAGACGTGCTGCTCATGCTGGAGGCGCGCCTGTCGGCGGCCTGCGCGGAGCAGGTGGGCGACGATTACGAGATCATCCTCGTCAACGACGGCTCCACCGACCGTACCTGGCCGCTGATCTGCGTGCTGGCGGAGCGCAATCCGCGCGTGCTGGGCGTGGACCTCTCCCGCAATCACGGGCAGCAGCTTGCAGTGACCGCAGGCCTCCAGATCAGCCGCGGCGACCGCGTGATGATGATCGACGCCGACCTGCAGGATCCGCCCGAACTGCTCGGCGCGATGATGGCGAAGATCGATGAGGGTGCGGACGTCGTCTACGGACAGCGCGTGGTGCGGCATGGCGAGAGCGTGGTGAAGCGCGGGACTTCGGCGCTGTTCTACAAGCTGCTCAACCGCCTCGCAGAGCAGGAAATTCCGGTCGATACCGGCGACTTTCGCCTGATGACGCGCCGCGTCGTCGACCAGCTCAACGCCATGCCCGAACGTTTCCGTTTCATCCGCGGCATGGTCAGCTGGGTCGGGTTCGAGCAGGTGCCGTTGCAGTACGAGCGCGACGCGCGGGCAGCGGGAGAGACCAAGTACCCGATGCGCCACCTTGCCCGCCTTGCCATCGATGCGATCACCAGTTTCTCCACCGTGCCGTTGCGGATTGCCTCGCATCTCGGCGTGCTGGCGGGTTTCGCAGGGCTGGCGCTGCTGTGCTGGGCGATCTGGCGGTGGTTCGAGAACGGCGTCATCGTCGGCTGGACAAGCACGATTGCGGTCATGCTCATCATGGGCAGCATGCAACTCATCATTCTTGGGGTCTTCGGCGACTACCTCGGTCGTCTCTATATCGAGAGCAAGCGACGCCCGCTGTTCATCGTGCGCGAATTGCGCAGCCAGACCCGGCAGGGTCGGCAGGCGGGCATCGACCCGATGACCGGCGTGCCCCTCGGCCTCGCCGCACTCGACGCGCACCACTGA
- a CDS encoding PEP-CTERM sorting domain-containing protein codes for MALAKLSACAAGCAIIGGGAVHVAETQSAKTEYRKVKMAKAAPVKTVKRPAQRIVRKDQPRTTKRVRKIIKRTCCDQPQMAMVPMPPPYMPPAPPPSYAGGSGGTPVVIGGGPIGGFGGGFFGGFFGGGGGGGGGNVVITSTSSGGVTSTTGGVTSTSGGVTSTSGGVTSTSSSSTGGLTSTTTTGGLTSTTTTGGITSTTSTSSGNVTSTSSSSSSSSSSSSSSSSSSSSSSGGDDHSSGGATSSGSSSGSSSSSSSSSSSGSSSTSGGSTSSSSSSSSSSSSSSSSSSGGSTTTTSGGTDVPAPPMLILFGAAAATIVGRRRLSRAKASA; via the coding sequence ATGGCCCTAGCGAAACTGTCTGCCTGTGCGGCAGGCTGCGCGATCATCGGTGGCGGCGCCGTCCACGTGGCGGAGACGCAGTCCGCCAAGACCGAGTACCGCAAGGTGAAGATGGCGAAGGCCGCGCCGGTGAAGACCGTGAAGCGCCCCGCCCAGCGCATCGTCCGCAAGGATCAGCCGCGCACCACCAAGCGCGTGCGCAAGATCATCAAGCGCACCTGCTGCGACCAGCCGCAGATGGCGATGGTGCCGATGCCCCCGCCGTACATGCCGCCCGCGCCGCCGCCGTCCTATGCCGGTGGCAGCGGCGGCACGCCGGTGGTGATCGGTGGCGGCCCGATCGGCGGCTTCGGCGGTGGGTTCTTTGGTGGCTTCTTCGGTGGCGGCGGTGGCGGAGGCGGCGGCAACGTCGTCATCACCTCGACCAGCAGCGGCGGTGTCACCTCCACGACCGGTGGTGTGACCTCGACTTCGGGCGGCGTCACTTCGACCAGCGGTGGTGTCACCTCGACCTCCAGTTCGAGCACCGGCGGGCTGACCTCGACCACCACCACGGGCGGTCTCACGTCCACGACGACGACCGGCGGCATCACGTCGACGACCTCGACCAGCTCGGGCAACGTCACCAGCACGAGCAGTTCGTCCTCCTCGTCTTCGAGCTCTTCGTCGTCGTCGAGTTCATCGTCCTCGTCGTCGAGCGGCGGCGACGATCATTCGTCGGGCGGTGCCACCTCGAGCGGTTCGTCCAGCGGTTCTTCGTCGAGCTCTTCGTCGTCCTCTTCCTCGGGTTCGTCCTCGACTTCGGGTGGATCGACCAGCTCTTCGTCGAGCAGTTCCAGTTCCTCGTCGTCGTCTTCCAGCTCGTCCTCGGGCGGTTCGACCACGACGACTTCGGGCGGCACCGACGTTCCGGCACCGCCGATGCTGATCCTGTTCGGCGCGGCCGCCGCGACCATCGTCGGTCGGCGCAGGCTGTCGCGGGCCAAGGCTTCGGCCTGA
- the ruvB gene encoding Holliday junction branch migration DNA helicase RuvB — protein MTDNPILSPNRQAEDADAALRPKTLAEFVGQAAAKDNLHVFIESAKSRREAMDHVLFFGPPGLGKTTLAQIVARELGVGFRATSGPVIAKAGDLAALLTNLEQGDVLFIDEIHRLNPVVEEVLYPAMEDRALDLIIGEGPSARSVRIDLPPFTLIGATTRQGLLQTPLRDRFGIPVRLQFYTVEELEKVVTRGAGLLGIGMDKGGATEIARRSRGTPRVAGRLMRRVRDFAHVAGSDVITRAIADDSLTRLEVDSIGLDAQDRRYLRMIADIYKGGPVGVETLAAGLSEPRDTIEEVIEPYLIQLGLIARTARGRCLNDRGWSHLGMTPPAGPQGGLFDSEG, from the coding sequence ATGACCGACAATCCCATTCTCTCCCCCAACCGCCAGGCCGAGGACGCCGATGCGGCGCTGCGGCCCAAGACACTGGCCGAATTCGTCGGTCAGGCCGCTGCCAAGGACAACCTCCACGTCTTCATCGAGAGCGCCAAGTCGCGGCGCGAGGCGATGGACCATGTGCTGTTCTTCGGCCCGCCCGGCCTCGGCAAGACGACGCTGGCGCAGATCGTCGCGCGTGAACTGGGCGTGGGATTCCGCGCCACCTCCGGCCCGGTCATCGCCAAGGCGGGCGACCTCGCCGCGCTGCTGACCAATCTTGAGCAGGGAGACGTCCTGTTCATCGACGAGATTCACCGCCTCAATCCCGTAGTCGAGGAAGTGCTCTACCCGGCGATGGAGGATCGCGCGCTGGACCTCATCATCGGCGAGGGGCCGTCGGCGCGCTCCGTGCGGATCGACCTGCCGCCGTTCACGCTGATCGGCGCGACGACGCGACAAGGCCTGTTGCAGACGCCGCTGCGCGACCGTTTCGGCATTCCTGTGCGCCTGCAGTTCTACACGGTCGAGGAACTGGAGAAGGTTGTGACGCGCGGCGCGGGCCTGCTCGGCATCGGCATGGACAAGGGCGGCGCGACCGAGATCGCACGCCGTTCGCGCGGCACCCCGCGCGTTGCGGGTCGCCTGATGCGCCGCGTGCGCGACTTCGCCCATGTCGCGGGCTCCGATGTTATCACGCGGGCCATTGCCGACGATTCGCTGACTCGACTGGAGGTCGATTCGATCGGTCTCGATGCGCAGGATCGCCGCTATCTTCGGATGATCGCGGATATCTACAAGGGCGGGCCGGTCGGAGTAGAAACGCTGGCGGCGGGCCTTTCCGAGCCGCGCGACACCATCGAGGAAGTGATCGAGCCCTACCTCATCCAGCTCGGCCTCATCGCCCGCACGGCCCGGGGGCGCTGCCTCAACGACCGGGGCTGGAGCCATCTGGGCATGACCCCGCCGGCGGGGCCGCAGGGTGGACTGTTCGATTCGGAAGGCTGA
- the ruvA gene encoding Holliday junction branch migration protein RuvA, with the protein MIAKLTGLLDDTGPDWAIIDVNGVGYLVHCSARTLSHLGIRGDRVVVHTEMQVSETDQRLIGFASGAERNWFRLLTAVQGVGSKVALAILSALTTEELQRACAGSDSAMVARANGVGPKLASRIVNELKDKAGGMPTAPGAPGVAVAALPGSASADAVSALQNLGFKPAVAASAVGKAVDELGEEAGLNDLVRVALKLATG; encoded by the coding sequence ATGATCGCCAAGCTGACAGGATTGCTCGACGACACCGGCCCCGACTGGGCGATCATCGACGTGAACGGGGTGGGCTATCTCGTTCACTGCTCCGCGCGCACGCTGAGCCACCTCGGCATCCGGGGTGACCGGGTGGTCGTCCACACCGAGATGCAGGTTTCGGAAACCGACCAGCGCCTCATCGGCTTCGCCAGCGGGGCGGAGCGCAACTGGTTTCGGCTCCTGACCGCTGTGCAGGGCGTCGGCTCGAAAGTGGCGCTGGCGATCCTCTCCGCGCTGACGACCGAGGAATTGCAGCGCGCCTGTGCAGGGAGCGATTCGGCGATGGTGGCGCGGGCCAACGGCGTCGGCCCCAAGCTCGCAAGTCGCATCGTCAACGAACTCAAGGACAAGGCGGGCGGAATGCCGACTGCGCCCGGAGCGCCGGGTGTCGCGGTGGCGGCGTTGCCGGGTTCGGCCAGCGCGGACGCCGTCTCCGCTCTCCAGAATCTCGGCTTCAAGCCTGCCGTCGCAGCTTCGGCCGTGGGCAAGGCCGTTGACGAACTGGGCGAGGAAGCCGGGCTCAACGACCTCGTGCGCGTGGCGCTCAAGCTGGCGACCGGTTAA
- a CDS encoding SURF1 family protein, whose product MRRIPVFATLIVLAAVALMIALGFWQLRRLHEKEALLAHYAAAQRNPVSVEWTSRGVGEDLLYRRAHLTCTSVAERSSIAGQNAAGRSGVAQTAKCTLPGGGTALVVLGWSLQPNAGDWQGGQVTGVIAPGPRLVAVPALGGLEANGLPDPSDLPNNHLSYAGQWFFFAATALVIYGLALRRRGQGR is encoded by the coding sequence ATGCGCCGCATTCCCGTTTTCGCCACCCTGATCGTCCTGGCGGCCGTCGCGCTGATGATCGCGCTCGGCTTCTGGCAGTTGCGCCGGCTGCATGAGAAGGAGGCGCTGCTCGCGCATTACGCGGCGGCACAGCGCAATCCGGTGTCGGTGGAGTGGACGTCGAGGGGCGTCGGCGAAGACCTGCTCTATCGCCGGGCGCACCTGACATGTACGTCGGTGGCCGAGCGCAGCAGCATCGCGGGCCAGAATGCGGCAGGGAGGTCGGGCGTCGCGCAGACGGCGAAATGCACGTTGCCCGGTGGCGGCACGGCGCTCGTCGTGCTGGGCTGGTCGCTCCAGCCCAATGCCGGTGACTGGCAGGGCGGGCAAGTCACCGGCGTGATCGCGCCGGGGCCGCGACTCGTCGCTGTACCCGCACTCGGCGGACTCGAGGCGAACGGTCTGCCCGATCCCTCAGACCTTCCCAACAATCACCTGTCCTACGCCGGGCAGTGGTTCTTCTTCGCGGCGACGGCGCTGGTGATCTACGGTCTGGCCCTGCGGCGGCGGGGGCAGGGCCGTTAG
- a CDS encoding cytochrome c oxidase subunit 3, translating to MAGTKHHDYHILPPDIAPLATTIGAFAFTSGMVLFMHDLPGGKFVPWAGLAILLASMFMWFSKIVKEAHAGDHTPVVQLHQRYGMILFIASEVMFFVGWFWAFFDFSLFPSELAETVGGQWPPKAIEAVMDPFALPLLNTLILLCSGTTVTWAHHSLIHGDREGLKKGLWATILLGVLFSFIQGYEYLHAPFGFGGNTYGSAFYMATGFHGFHVIVGTIMLIVCLKRAYNGDFTPRQHFGFEAAAWYWHFVDVVWLFLFVAVYIWGGWGYPTH from the coding sequence ATGGCCGGTACGAAGCACCACGATTACCATATCCTTCCGCCTGACATCGCGCCTCTGGCGACGACGATCGGCGCCTTCGCGTTCACGTCCGGCATGGTCCTGTTCATGCACGACCTGCCCGGCGGCAAGTTCGTGCCCTGGGCCGGCCTTGCGATCCTGCTTGCCTCGATGTTCATGTGGTTTTCGAAGATCGTGAAGGAAGCCCACGCCGGCGATCACACCCCGGTCGTGCAGCTTCACCAGCGCTACGGCATGATCCTGTTCATCGCTTCGGAAGTGATGTTCTTCGTCGGCTGGTTCTGGGCCTTCTTCGATTTCTCGCTGTTCCCCTCGGAACTGGCCGAGACAGTCGGCGGACAATGGCCGCCCAAGGCGATCGAGGCGGTCATGGACCCCTTCGCGCTGCCGCTGCTCAACACGCTGATCCTGCTCTGCTCGGGCACCACCGTCACCTGGGCGCATCACTCGCTGATCCACGGCGATCGTGAGGGGCTGAAGAAGGGCCTGTGGGCGACGATCCTGCTGGGGGTGCTGTTCTCGTTCATCCAGGGCTACGAGTACCTGCACGCGCCGTTCGGCTTCGGCGGCAATACTTACGGCTCGGCGTTCTACATGGCTACCGGATTCCACGGATTCCACGTCATCGTCGGCACGATCATGCTGATCGTCTGCCTCAAGCGCGCCTACAACGGCGACTTCACGCCGCGCCAGCACTTCGGTTTCGAGGCGGCGGCATGGTACTGGCACTTCGTCGACGTGGTGTGGCTGTTCCTGTTCGTTGCCGTCTACATCTGGGGCGGCTGGGGCTATCCCACGCACTGA
- a CDS encoding cytochrome c oxidase assembly protein, translated as MSGKGANRKVALTAASAALAMLGLGFASVPLYRIFCQVTGYGGTTQRADEAKAATVQDSGRTISIRFDANVERNMPWQFKPLQRTDTVSIGARDMALFWAKNTSDKTVTGTASFNVEPEQAARYFNKIQCFCFIAQTLKPGEEVRMPVLYYVDPAILDDPDNKDVQQITLSYTFHVTSVGDAKTLDQAQTGS; from the coding sequence ATGAGCGGGAAAGGCGCCAACCGGAAGGTCGCGCTGACCGCCGCTTCGGCGGCGCTGGCGATGCTCGGCCTCGGTTTCGCCTCGGTGCCGCTCTACCGCATCTTTTGCCAGGTCACCGGTTACGGTGGAACCACCCAGCGCGCCGACGAGGCCAAGGCCGCGACCGTGCAGGACAGCGGCCGCACGATATCGATCCGCTTCGACGCGAATGTGGAGCGGAACATGCCCTGGCAGTTCAAGCCGCTCCAGCGCACCGATACGGTGTCCATCGGCGCGCGCGACATGGCGTTGTTCTGGGCGAAGAATACTTCCGACAAGACCGTGACCGGCACCGCCAGCTTCAACGTGGAGCCGGAGCAGGCCGCGCGCTACTTCAACAAGATCCAGTGCTTCTGCTTTATCGCCCAGACGCTGAAGCCGGGCGAGGAAGTGCGCATGCCGGTGCTCTACTACGTCGATCCGGCGATCCTTGACGATCCGGACAACAAGGACGTCCAGCAGATCACGCTGAGCTACACCTTCCACGTCACCTCCGTGGGCGATGCAAAGACACTGGACCAAGCGCAAACCGGCAGTTAA